A genome region from Cognatishimia activa includes the following:
- a CDS encoding saccharopine dehydrogenase, whose translation MAHIWLRAEQRDNEKRVGLTPEGAKSLIARGMHVTVEESPTRVIPLEPYMQAGCDVADFASWPSAPSDAVIFGLKELPEDGTPLTHKHILFGHAYKGQASGRILLERFRAGGGTLFDLESLVDETGRRVAAFGYWAGYAGAAVSVMAWISQQTGDICGPVSAYENKDTLLADLNARLADIGDTRPNSIVIGAKGRVGSGASDLLAALGCNVTPWDIEETAHGGPFPEILAHDIFVNSIFAREGTPVFVPHDALTAQRQLSVIGDVACDPDSAFNPIPIYDRATSWSAPVLRVAQAPVLDVMAIDNLPSLLPLESSEDYAAQLLPTLQTVGDLSGPVWTRALAEFQKHITML comes from the coding sequence ATGGCGCATATCTGGCTGAGGGCAGAGCAACGGGACAACGAAAAAAGGGTCGGGCTTACCCCTGAGGGTGCGAAATCCCTGATCGCACGCGGCATGCACGTCACCGTCGAAGAGAGCCCGACGCGGGTCATTCCATTGGAGCCCTATATGCAAGCAGGCTGTGACGTGGCCGATTTTGCCTCTTGGCCGTCGGCCCCATCTGATGCTGTGATCTTTGGCCTCAAGGAGTTGCCTGAGGACGGTACACCCTTGACCCATAAACATATTCTTTTTGGCCATGCCTATAAGGGTCAGGCCTCGGGTCGCATTCTACTGGAGCGGTTTAGGGCAGGCGGTGGCACACTCTTCGATCTGGAAAGCCTTGTAGATGAGACAGGGCGGCGCGTGGCAGCCTTTGGCTATTGGGCTGGCTATGCTGGCGCAGCTGTCAGCGTGATGGCATGGATAAGCCAACAGACCGGCGATATTTGCGGGCCAGTTTCGGCCTATGAAAACAAAGATACCTTGCTGGCAGACCTGAACGCGCGATTGGCAGATATCGGTGATACGCGGCCCAACTCAATCGTGATTGGTGCCAAAGGGCGTGTTGGCAGTGGGGCCAGTGATCTGCTTGCGGCGCTCGGGTGTAATGTCACGCCCTGGGACATTGAAGAGACCGCCCACGGCGGCCCATTCCCCGAAATTCTGGCGCATGATATTTTTGTAAATTCGATCTTCGCCCGAGAGGGGACGCCGGTTTTCGTACCGCATGATGCTTTGACAGCCCAGAGGCAACTGAGCGTCATTGGAGATGTGGCCTGCGATCCTGACAGTGCTTTCAATCCAATACCGATCTACGACCGAGCCACCTCTTGGAGCGCACCGGTTTTGCGCGTCGCGCAAGCACCTGTCCTGGACGTTATGGCCATCGACAATCTGCCATCGCTTTTGCCTCTTGAAAGTTCTGAGGACTATGCCGCACAGCTACTGCCAACCTTGCAAACTGTGGGTGATTTGAGCGGGCCTGTCTGGACCCGCGCCTTGGCGGAATTTCAAAAGCACATCACGATGCTTTAG
- the rnr gene encoding ribonuclease R, producing the protein MQMPTKEEVLEWISDNPTLTSKRDIAKAFGIKGAARIDLKRLLRELEAEGHLQKRNKTYRDPDKLPPVSVLQVSEVDSDGDLFARPMEWQGEGAEPRILMMLKPSDPALGPGDRLLARLTEVSGEDHAYEGRLIRRIGTNPRRVLGVFRKTSEGGRILPIDKGDDKQWQVPEGAVNGAKDGELVEAEQAGPKSRMGLPRARIVNRLGDPTAPKAVSLIAIHQHGIPDDFPDEVIAEADAAKPAGLGDRTDLREMPLVTIDPADARDHDDACWAEADDDPKNPGGHIVWVAIADVAHYVTPGSALDREAKKRGNSSYFPDRVVPMLPDRLSGDLCSLHEGVPRACMAVRMKLDAKGHKISHRFMRAMMKSVASLNYEEVQAAQEGNPNERCAALMGDVITPLYAAYEATKIARAERQPLELDLPERKVVLTDDGEVASINFRDRLDAHRLIEEFMILANVAAAETLIAKGAPQLFRVHEEPAPEKLDSLREVARASGFNLAKGQVLKTAHLNRLLNEAAGSDEAELINMSTLRSMTQAYYSPQNFGHFGLSLQSYAHFTSPIRRYADLIVHRALVGSHGWGEDGLSPQDIENLEKTASHISETERRSMLAERDTTDRYLAAYLSERLGNEFTGKIAGIAKFGVFVRLDETGADGLVPMRELGREYFNFDKGSNTLVGSDTGQVIHLGQRVVVRLAEAAPVTGGVVLDLLEIDGKKPSQGSKRGRGRPVKRKASSHKKRAAKTARKVSRKRRS; encoded by the coding sequence ATGCAGATGCCGACAAAAGAAGAGGTCCTTGAGTGGATCTCTGACAATCCGACCCTCACCAGCAAACGTGACATCGCCAAAGCCTTTGGCATCAAAGGCGCTGCGCGGATCGACCTGAAACGTCTGTTGCGAGAGCTTGAGGCCGAGGGCCATCTGCAAAAGCGCAATAAAACCTATCGCGATCCCGACAAACTGCCGCCTGTGAGCGTGCTGCAGGTTTCCGAAGTCGACAGCGACGGTGATCTCTTTGCCCGCCCGATGGAATGGCAGGGCGAGGGGGCAGAGCCGCGCATTCTGATGATGCTGAAACCCAGCGATCCAGCGTTGGGGCCGGGGGATCGCCTGCTGGCGCGGCTAACTGAGGTTTCGGGCGAAGATCACGCCTATGAAGGCCGCCTCATTCGGCGCATCGGTACGAACCCGAGGCGGGTTTTGGGCGTCTTCCGCAAAACGTCAGAAGGCGGACGGATCCTGCCTATCGACAAGGGCGACGACAAACAGTGGCAAGTGCCCGAGGGCGCTGTGAATGGCGCCAAAGATGGTGAATTGGTTGAGGCCGAACAAGCCGGACCCAAATCCCGTATGGGCTTGCCCCGCGCGCGGATCGTGAACCGGCTCGGAGATCCCACTGCACCCAAAGCGGTGTCGCTGATTGCGATCCATCAACATGGCATTCCCGATGACTTCCCGGATGAGGTCATTGCCGAGGCGGATGCGGCTAAGCCCGCAGGCCTCGGAGATCGCACGGACTTGCGCGAGATGCCTCTGGTCACCATCGACCCCGCAGATGCGCGCGATCACGACGATGCCTGCTGGGCTGAAGCCGATGATGATCCCAAAAACCCGGGCGGTCACATCGTCTGGGTCGCGATTGCCGATGTGGCGCATTATGTGACGCCCGGATCAGCACTGGACCGAGAGGCCAAGAAGCGCGGCAACTCCAGCTATTTTCCGGATCGCGTTGTGCCCATGTTGCCGGATCGTCTGTCGGGGGATCTCTGCTCGCTGCACGAAGGCGTGCCACGTGCCTGTATGGCGGTGCGGATGAAACTCGACGCCAAGGGCCACAAGATCTCGCATCGGTTCATGCGAGCCATGATGAAATCCGTGGCCTCGCTGAATTACGAAGAGGTGCAGGCCGCGCAAGAGGGCAATCCGAACGAACGCTGTGCCGCCTTGATGGGTGACGTGATTACGCCGCTCTATGCGGCCTATGAAGCGACCAAAATCGCGCGTGCTGAACGTCAACCTCTCGAGTTGGATCTGCCGGAGCGCAAGGTCGTACTAACGGACGACGGCGAGGTCGCGTCGATCAATTTCCGAGATCGACTAGATGCCCACCGCCTGATCGAGGAATTCATGATCCTCGCCAATGTTGCGGCCGCCGAGACCCTGATCGCGAAAGGCGCACCGCAGCTGTTCCGTGTTCACGAAGAGCCTGCGCCTGAGAAACTCGACAGTCTGCGCGAGGTGGCGCGGGCCTCTGGGTTCAACTTGGCCAAAGGACAGGTGCTGAAGACGGCGCACCTTAATCGGCTATTGAACGAGGCTGCTGGCTCTGATGAGGCCGAACTCATCAATATGTCGACGCTGCGCTCCATGACGCAGGCTTATTATTCGCCACAGAACTTCGGGCATTTTGGCCTGTCGCTGCAGTCCTATGCACATTTCACTTCGCCCATTCGCCGCTATGCCGACCTGATTGTGCACCGTGCTCTGGTTGGGTCGCATGGATGGGGCGAGGATGGTTTGTCGCCACAAGACATTGAAAATCTGGAAAAGACCGCGAGTCATATTTCTGAGACCGAACGCCGCTCGATGCTGGCGGAGCGCGATACGACGGATCGTTACCTCGCAGCCTATCTGAGCGAGCGGTTGGGCAATGAATTCACCGGCAAGATTGCGGGTATTGCCAAGTTTGGGGTCTTTGTTCGGCTGGATGAAACTGGCGCTGATGGCCTTGTCCCGATGCGAGAACTTGGCCGCGAATATTTCAATTTCGACAAAGGCAGCAATACGCTGGTGGGCTCGGACACTGGGCAGGTCATTCACCTTGGCCAGCGAGTCGTGGTGCGACTGGCGGAGGCTGCCCCTGTGACCGGTGGTGTGGTGCTCGACTTGTTGGAAATCGACGGCAAGAAACCAAGCCAAGGTTCCAAGCGCGGGCGAGGGCGACCTGTGAAGCGCAAAGCCTCGTCTCACAAGAAACGAGCCGCCAAGACAGCACGTAAGGTGTCTCGGAAGCGCCGCAGCTAG
- the polA gene encoding DNA polymerase I has translation MGEQAKFGKGCHLHLIDGSAFIFRAYHALPPLTRKSDGLPIGAVAGFCNMLHRYVEGNTGPDAPTHVAVIFDHSGKSFRNDLYDQYKANRPPAPEDLRPQFPLTRDATRAFNIACKEIEGFEADDIIATLACQARDAGGRCTIISSDKDLMQLVGDGVEMLDAMKNKRIDSDGVVEKFGVGPDRVVDVQALAGDSVDNVPGAPGIGVKTAALLINEYGDLTSLLDRAEEIKQPKRRQTLIDNRAQIELSRQLVQLDCEMELDFSLESLEVQDPDPETLMHFLADMEFRTLTKRIAEQLGVEAPVIAEAAPAKTEAAAPDELPFDVESYTCVSDAAALNEWVAKAHKRGWIAVDTETTGLNEMQVDLVGISLCVEVGEACYIPLTHKKGASDDLFGSDDLAEGQMGLNEALDILKPMLEDPAIIKIFQNAKYDCKIFKRYGVSVAPVDDTMLMSYAMNAGEHNHGMDVLSERYLSHNPISIKTLLGTGKSAITFDKVPLEDAVKYAAEDADITLRLWQKFKPQLHQKQVTTVYETLERPLVSVLSEMEMHGVLVDRDTLSRMSNSFAQKMAGFEAELHEMAGKPFNVQSPAQVGQILFEDMALEGGKKTKTGQWSTPADVLEDLAATHDFPARVLDYRQLQKLKSTYTDALQDHIDPDTGRVHTSYSQIGANTGRFSSNDPNLQNIPVRTEEGRRIREAFVAAEGNKLISLDYSQIELRILAHIAGIDTLKQAFRDGHDIHAMTASEMFDVPLDQMTPDVRRQAKAINFGVIYGISAFGLARNLRIPRGEAQDFINRYFERFPGIRTYMDDTKAFAKENLYVQTLFGRKIHMPQINAKGPHAGFAQRAAINAPIQGTAADIIRRAMVRMPEAIKDLPAKMLLQVHDELIFEVSEDAVDETIKVARDIMQGAAEPAIKLDVPLVVDAGIGDNWAEAH, from the coding sequence ATGGGTGAACAGGCGAAATTCGGCAAAGGATGTCATCTGCATCTGATCGACGGCTCGGCCTTTATCTTTCGCGCCTATCACGCGCTTCCGCCTTTGACGCGGAAATCAGATGGCCTGCCGATTGGCGCAGTGGCCGGCTTCTGCAACATGCTGCATCGCTATGTTGAGGGCAACACTGGGCCGGATGCCCCAACCCATGTGGCCGTGATCTTTGACCACTCCGGCAAGAGCTTCCGCAATGACCTCTATGATCAATATAAAGCCAACCGTCCGCCCGCGCCTGAGGATCTGCGTCCTCAGTTCCCGCTGACCCGCGACGCCACGCGTGCCTTCAACATCGCCTGCAAAGAGATCGAAGGCTTTGAGGCCGACGACATCATCGCGACTCTCGCCTGTCAGGCACGCGATGCGGGCGGGCGCTGTACCATCATCAGCAGCGACAAAGACCTCATGCAGCTTGTCGGCGATGGGGTCGAAATGCTCGACGCGATGAAGAACAAACGCATCGACAGCGACGGCGTGGTCGAGAAATTCGGAGTTGGCCCGGACCGTGTCGTGGATGTACAGGCCCTGGCCGGTGACAGCGTCGACAACGTGCCCGGCGCGCCCGGAATTGGCGTGAAAACCGCAGCCCTTCTGATCAATGAATACGGCGATCTCACCAGCCTCTTGGATCGTGCCGAAGAAATCAAACAGCCCAAACGTCGTCAGACCCTGATCGACAATCGGGCCCAGATCGAACTGTCGCGCCAGCTCGTGCAACTTGATTGCGAGATGGAGCTGGATTTCAGTCTGGAAAGCCTTGAAGTACAGGATCCAGACCCAGAAACTCTGATGCATTTCCTCGCTGACATGGAGTTCCGCACCCTAACCAAGCGCATTGCCGAACAGCTGGGCGTCGAGGCTCCAGTCATCGCCGAAGCCGCGCCTGCGAAAACGGAAGCGGCAGCGCCGGATGAGCTGCCGTTTGATGTCGAGAGCTATACCTGCGTGTCCGATGCTGCCGCCTTGAACGAATGGGTCGCCAAAGCCCACAAGCGGGGCTGGATCGCGGTGGATACCGAAACCACTGGCCTTAACGAAATGCAGGTGGATCTGGTTGGGATCTCGCTCTGTGTCGAGGTGGGTGAGGCCTGCTACATCCCGCTCACCCACAAAAAAGGCGCGAGCGATGATCTCTTTGGCAGCGATGATCTGGCCGAGGGGCAGATGGGTCTGAACGAGGCGCTCGATATCCTGAAGCCGATGTTAGAGGACCCGGCGATCATCAAGATCTTCCAGAACGCCAAATACGATTGCAAGATCTTCAAACGCTATGGCGTCTCGGTTGCACCGGTCGATGACACGATGCTGATGTCTTACGCGATGAATGCAGGCGAGCATAACCACGGGATGGATGTGCTGAGCGAACGCTACCTCAGCCACAATCCGATTTCGATCAAGACGCTTTTGGGCACAGGGAAATCCGCGATCACCTTTGACAAGGTGCCGCTTGAGGACGCTGTGAAATATGCGGCAGAGGACGCCGACATCACTCTGCGCCTTTGGCAGAAATTCAAGCCGCAACTGCATCAAAAACAAGTCACGACGGTTTACGAAACCCTCGAACGCCCATTGGTTTCGGTGCTGTCTGAAATGGAGATGCACGGCGTGCTTGTCGACCGGGATACCCTCAGCCGCATGTCCAATTCCTTCGCTCAAAAAATGGCGGGATTTGAGGCCGAGCTGCATGAGATGGCGGGCAAACCGTTCAACGTACAAAGCCCCGCGCAAGTCGGGCAGATCCTCTTTGAAGACATGGCGCTTGAGGGCGGCAAGAAAACCAAAACCGGTCAATGGTCCACCCCAGCCGATGTGCTCGAAGACCTCGCGGCCACGCATGATTTCCCCGCGCGTGTTTTGGACTATCGCCAGCTACAAAAGCTGAAATCCACCTACACGGACGCGTTGCAGGATCATATCGACCCGGATACGGGCCGCGTGCACACGTCTTACTCTCAGATCGGCGCGAACACGGGCCGCTTCTCGTCCAACGATCCGAACCTGCAAAACATCCCCGTGCGCACCGAGGAAGGCCGCCGCATCCGCGAAGCGTTCGTGGCCGCAGAGGGCAATAAGCTGATCAGCCTAGACTACAGCCAGATCGAACTGCGCATCCTCGCGCATATTGCGGGTATCGATACCCTGAAACAGGCCTTCCGCGATGGTCATGACATCCACGCAATGACCGCCTCCGAGATGTTTGACGTGCCGCTGGATCAGATGACCCCTGACGTGCGCCGTCAGGCCAAGGCGATCAACTTTGGCGTCATCTACGGGATCTCGGCCTTTGGTCTGGCGCGCAATCTGCGGATCCCGCGGGGTGAGGCACAGGACTTTATCAACCGTTATTTCGAACGCTTCCCGGGCATCCGCACCTATATGGACGACACCAAGGCCTTCGCGAAAGAGAACCTCTATGTGCAAACGCTCTTTGGGCGCAAAATCCATATGCCGCAGATCAATGCCAAGGGTCCGCATGCCGGATTTGCACAACGCGCGGCCATCAACGCGCCGATCCAAGGGACGGCGGCGGATATCATTCGCCGCGCCATGGTGCGCATGCCTGAGGCGATCAAAGATTTGCCGGCCAAGATGCTTTTACAGGTCCACGATGAATTGATTTTTGAGGTGTCCGAGGACGCGGTGGATGAGACGATCAAGGTCGCGCGTGACATCATGCAGGGCGCAGCAGAACCAGCGATCAAACTCGATGTGCCGTTGGTCGTAGACGCCGGCATCGGCGACAACTGGGCCGAAGCACATTAG
- a CDS encoding lytic murein transglycosylase, with protein MRKLFFGLAGLAAFMGNPALAEAPTSSLRPVARVDISEVKLASASFLPSSKRPVVRPGLQRISAGDTKQISEVRFQGWIKRFKNRAKRNGISQATLDRAFKGVTYNAYVIDKDRNQNEFTKTVWEYLDSAASETRIKNGKAALRDHRQKLDAIERKYGVEKEVVVAVWGLESAYGTFKGDIPVIEALATLAFDGRRGKFFEAQLLAALEILQDGHTSPANMKGSWAGAMGHTQFIPTSFQSFAVDFTGDGRRDIWSDDPSDALASTAAYLRRSGWTKGQPWGVEVKLPTSFDYKLANRKITKAPSEWARLGVVGLDGKPVRNFGEAAVLLPGGHQGVALLVFDNFAAIEKYNTADAYVIGVGHLSDRITGGGAFKSGWPYGDRALTFDERKELQRRLNQRGHGDLKVDGLIGPITIDAVRSYQLGRGFVPDGYASFNLLKGMR; from the coding sequence ATGCGTAAGTTGTTTTTTGGTTTGGCGGGATTGGCCGCGTTTATGGGGAATCCGGCTTTGGCCGAGGCACCCACCAGCTCACTGCGCCCCGTGGCGCGTGTGGACATCTCAGAAGTCAAACTCGCTTCGGCCTCATTCTTGCCAAGCTCCAAACGACCCGTGGTTCGTCCAGGCCTCCAACGCATTTCGGCTGGTGACACAAAACAGATCAGCGAAGTGCGGTTTCAGGGGTGGATCAAACGTTTCAAGAATCGTGCCAAGCGGAACGGGATTTCGCAAGCGACTTTGGATCGTGCCTTCAAAGGCGTGACGTATAACGCCTATGTCATCGATAAGGACCGCAATCAGAACGAGTTCACCAAGACCGTTTGGGAATATCTGGACAGCGCCGCCTCTGAAACGCGGATCAAGAACGGCAAAGCGGCTCTGCGGGATCATCGCCAAAAGCTGGATGCGATTGAACGCAAATATGGCGTCGAGAAAGAAGTCGTTGTCGCGGTTTGGGGCCTTGAAAGCGCCTACGGGACATTCAAAGGTGATATCCCCGTGATCGAAGCGCTTGCGACTCTGGCCTTTGATGGCCGCCGAGGTAAATTTTTTGAAGCGCAGCTTTTGGCCGCTTTGGAGATCCTTCAGGATGGCCACACCAGCCCCGCCAACATGAAAGGCAGCTGGGCCGGCGCGATGGGGCATACCCAGTTTATCCCGACGTCCTTTCAGTCCTTTGCCGTTGATTTTACCGGAGACGGTCGCCGCGATATCTGGTCAGATGACCCTTCTGATGCTTTGGCGTCGACGGCAGCCTATTTGAGACGCTCGGGCTGGACCAAAGGCCAGCCTTGGGGTGTAGAGGTCAAGCTGCCGACGTCGTTTGACTACAAGCTTGCCAATCGCAAAATCACCAAAGCGCCAAGCGAATGGGCGCGTTTGGGGGTTGTCGGGCTGGACGGAAAGCCCGTGCGCAATTTCGGAGAGGCCGCTGTTCTTCTACCCGGAGGACATCAAGGCGTGGCTCTTTTGGTCTTTGACAATTTCGCAGCCATTGAGAAATACAACACCGCGGATGCCTATGTGATTGGCGTCGGTCACCTCAGCGATCGCATCACTGGCGGGGGGGCGTTTAAATCTGGCTGGCCTTATGGCGACCGAGCCCTGACCTTTGATGAGCGCAAAGAGCTGCAACGTCGGTTAAATCAACGCGGACACGGAGACCTGAAAGTCGATGGCCTGATCGGTCCCATTACGATTGACGCGGTGCGGTCCTATCAGCTCGGGCGGGGATTTGTGCCAGACGGCTATGCGTCGTTCAATCTGTTGAAGGGCATGCGCTAA
- a CDS encoding phosphotransferase yields the protein MIQTAPLPSAQLRHIVSEVEPWTVDGHWSVLFGGRTNTTWQVAGEDQCLVLKLYRAASGNPLFPNDAQAESLMLRHLAGLGIAPELVTEFDAPEGYCTLYHAIPGDPWRENVAEVADMMRKLHAQPVPSGLRRIPNGSAEILEHADHILSRCHQHIELSELRPLLDVPPTDETVLLHCDMVPGNLITNEAGLHLIDWQCPGVGDPCEDMAIFVSPAMQGLYRGSALSAEELDGFLACIPQHEARYRSLAPAYHYRMAAYCAWKVEQGTPDYAAGYEAEVAALKG from the coding sequence GTGATCCAAACCGCCCCACTTCCTTCTGCACAGCTTCGGCACATTGTGTCGGAAGTTGAGCCTTGGACTGTGGATGGACATTGGTCGGTGCTGTTCGGAGGTCGAACCAACACGACATGGCAAGTGGCTGGTGAAGATCAGTGTCTGGTTCTGAAGCTCTATCGCGCGGCAAGCGGCAATCCGCTTTTTCCCAACGATGCCCAGGCCGAAAGTTTGATGCTGCGGCATCTCGCAGGTCTTGGGATCGCACCGGAATTGGTCACCGAGTTCGATGCACCCGAGGGATATTGTACGCTTTATCACGCAATTCCGGGGGATCCTTGGCGTGAGAACGTCGCTGAAGTCGCCGACATGATGCGGAAACTTCATGCGCAGCCCGTGCCTTCTGGGCTCAGGCGGATCCCAAACGGGAGTGCCGAGATCCTGGAGCATGCGGATCACATCCTCAGCCGGTGTCACCAACACATCGAGCTCTCTGAATTACGGCCCCTTTTGGATGTGCCCCCGACAGATGAAACCGTTTTGCTTCATTGCGACATGGTGCCCGGGAATTTGATCACGAATGAAGCAGGCCTGCATTTGATCGACTGGCAATGCCCCGGCGTTGGAGACCCTTGCGAGGACATGGCGATCTTTGTGTCTCCGGCGATGCAGGGGCTCTATCGTGGCTCGGCCTTGAGCGCAGAGGAACTGGATGGGTTTCTCGCCTGTATACCGCAGCATGAAGCGCGCTATCGATCACTCGCGCCCGCCTATCACTACCGAATGGCTGCCTATTGCGCCTGGAAAGTCGAACAAGGCACGCCGGACTATGCAGCGGGCTACGAGGCCGAAGTCGCTGCGTTGAAGGGATGA
- a CDS encoding DMT family transporter, with the protein MAVAHHHYELSPALMLRGNALGLSSMLIWSMAFPAADLLLKSWDPMALTLFRFVLSVLFLIPIWIMIEGWQKVRSAPWLRGILIGGPTFGIAPYLLLVSQDLTSAITAAILASTLPIVSTLLEVITGERKLRITFVLGLALSVVGAIVATGQIEAVSLGWGALAMLGSVVLFAVGSYLAVRNFPEVTPLGHAVLPLVGGLIVTAAIYIGMIAYGLDVIPRHQIGSTEIVWLVIYALAGLAISQLLWVAAVGQIGVALASFHINATPFYVMILMLFLGASWDWPAAIGASIVILGVVVAQLRRRGRVVQS; encoded by the coding sequence ATGGCCGTTGCACATCATCACTATGAATTGAGCCCCGCACTGATGCTGCGCGGGAACGCCTTGGGGCTGTCCTCGATGCTGATCTGGTCGATGGCATTTCCGGCCGCTGACCTCCTACTCAAATCCTGGGACCCAATGGCGCTGACCCTGTTTCGTTTCGTGCTTTCGGTCCTTTTTCTGATCCCGATTTGGATCATGATCGAGGGCTGGCAAAAGGTGCGTAGCGCCCCGTGGCTGCGCGGCATTCTGATCGGAGGCCCGACCTTTGGCATCGCGCCATATCTGCTGCTGGTGTCCCAAGATCTGACCTCTGCGATTACGGCGGCCATTCTGGCCTCGACCCTGCCGATTGTAAGCACATTGCTCGAAGTGATTACCGGAGAACGCAAGTTGCGCATCACTTTCGTTCTGGGCCTGGCGCTTTCTGTTGTTGGTGCGATCGTGGCCACCGGGCAGATTGAAGCGGTCTCGCTGGGGTGGGGCGCATTGGCAATGCTGGGATCTGTGGTCCTTTTTGCGGTTGGGAGTTATCTGGCGGTTCGCAATTTCCCCGAAGTTACGCCGCTTGGCCATGCAGTCTTGCCCCTAGTGGGCGGGCTGATTGTGACGGCTGCGATTTATATTGGCATGATTGCCTATGGTCTCGATGTGATCCCACGACATCAGATCGGCTCGACCGAGATCGTCTGGCTTGTGATTTACGCCCTCGCAGGCCTCGCGATTTCACAGCTGTTGTGGGTGGCGGCTGTCGGCCAGATCGGCGTCGCGCTTGCCTCGTTCCATATCAATGCGACACCGTTCTATGTCATGATCCTGATGCTGTTTCTCGGGGCCTCCTGGGATTGGCCAGCCGCAATCGGAGCCTCGATTGTGATCCTTGGTGTGGTCGTGGCCCAATTGCGCCGCCGCGGGCGCGTGGTTCAGTCCTGA
- a CDS encoding DUF1285 domain-containing protein: protein MSVNLSKGGLEQAQKAANGKDLPPVHLWNPPFCGDLDMQIKRDGTWIHEGRPINRPEMVRMFSSILKKEGADYFLVTPVEKVGITVEDAPFVALDIDASEDGRTQSLRFTTHVGDVVLADEGHPIRFTSDPVTQEPSVYVMVRAGLEARLDRKTFYRLIDLGHEQKVDATVMFGITSMGAFFPMMPAEHLSQD, encoded by the coding sequence ATGAGTGTAAATCTGTCTAAAGGCGGGCTGGAGCAGGCGCAAAAGGCTGCAAACGGCAAAGACTTGCCACCGGTGCATCTGTGGAACCCGCCGTTTTGCGGCGATCTTGATATGCAGATCAAACGGGACGGAACTTGGATCCACGAAGGCCGTCCGATCAATCGGCCGGAAATGGTCCGGATGTTCTCTTCGATTCTGAAGAAGGAGGGCGCGGATTACTTTCTGGTGACCCCTGTTGAGAAAGTCGGGATCACCGTTGAGGATGCCCCGTTTGTCGCCCTAGACATCGATGCGTCCGAGGACGGCAGAACGCAGTCTCTGCGTTTCACAACCCATGTCGGAGACGTGGTATTAGCGGACGAAGGCCATCCGATCCGCTTCACTAGCGATCCGGTAACGCAGGAGCCATCCGTCTATGTCATGGTGCGCGCAGGTCTTGAAGCGCGCCTGGACCGCAAGACATTCTACCGTTTGATAGACTTGGGCCACGAACAGAAGGTCGACGCGACGGTGATGTTTGGGATCACGTCAATGGGCGCCTTTTTTCCCATGATGCCTGCAGAGCACCTTAGTCAGGACTGA
- a CDS encoding helix-turn-helix transcriptional regulator, with the protein MSRTTRLFQLMQALRSLPSPATAQGLADEMGVSIRTIYRDIDSLRGLGAVIDGEAGFGYTLIEDAALPPLGFEPEELEALVLGLREVMVVGDPALAQAANAALAKLKARLPSAQANRLQHAVLTAQRWERPPEPGIDASVLRKAVWDERRIHFSYSDAEGAKTRREVDPLSIVYMQMSSCLFAWCHLRKDYRVFRLDRMQDLEVLDASFRPNRVRMLREYMEILRQQDAEH; encoded by the coding sequence ATGTCCCGTACCACGCGCCTCTTTCAATTGATGCAAGCCTTGCGTAGCCTGCCCAGCCCCGCCACCGCACAGGGGTTGGCGGATGAGATGGGTGTCTCGATCCGGACCATCTATCGCGATATCGACAGTCTGCGCGGGCTTGGCGCCGTGATCGACGGCGAGGCGGGTTTTGGCTATACGCTAATAGAAGACGCAGCGTTGCCGCCGCTAGGGTTTGAACCCGAAGAGCTGGAAGCCTTGGTTCTGGGATTGAGAGAGGTCATGGTTGTCGGAGACCCGGCGCTGGCTCAAGCCGCAAATGCCGCTTTGGCAAAGTTGAAAGCACGCCTGCCATCGGCTCAGGCCAATCGCCTGCAGCATGCGGTTTTGACGGCGCAGCGTTGGGAACGCCCACCTGAGCCGGGAATCGACGCCAGCGTTCTTCGCAAGGCTGTTTGGGATGAACGGCGCATTCATTTCTCTTATAGCGATGCCGAAGGCGCAAAAACTCGCCGAGAGGTGGATCCGCTGAGTATCGTCTACATGCAAATGAGTTCTTGCCTTTTTGCATGGTGCCATTTGCGCAAAGATTACAGGGTGTTTCGCCTGGATCGCATGCAGGATCTCGAAGTCTTGGACGCATCTTTCCGTCCAAACCGGGTACGTATGTTGCGGGAATACATGGAAATTCTGCGGCAACAGGATGCCGAGCATTAG